A portion of the Plasmodium gaboni strain SY75 chromosome 5, whole genome shotgun sequence genome contains these proteins:
- a CDS encoding hypothetical protein (conserved Plasmodium protein, unknown function) → MNGTEEINSISTKNISTNELNENINGSLNNKKRKKAQRGYGNDDISDDINGNVNDNKNDNMDDNINDNMDDNINDNMDDNINDNNLKKNNVVNMKDLFSSESESLKDEDDSKDSLVDFKSPKKKKSSDKEKRDIKNKKNVNNIENVNNLEENVLNNSTREQLDDDIENDISGMNVLLDDVDLESFYGSTGKIIKLRIRNFLNHENLELTFNCYKNIIIGKNGRGKSAIAQAVAVGLGSQGKHAGRDINLANYIKDYDKNKKNLVCSIEIFLSNSGNNAYKRDIYGDVIVIKRMFSSHSNKFYLYGLQKNIYTSDMTRHILEKKKKSEHISPNKYEDNNNNDNNNDDNIYNDNIYNDNILGTKNKNNKFNQNKYVRKKSFIENYLNFIKLNIKSPCVYLDQEKGKQFFSNITPKTLYKFFMTSVGLNIVEDEIEKEEELLKNCLIKIKQKELLLSPFEEELKISRERNMLLEKNFNILYLYDCNYKKIIFYELLKNCILDFNEYIKYESIKNENILYSIEFKMNTLINKNEDIKNELKDVLHKDYNIYNDIIKKNIDKIFKYNNMINELSNIKIKHIQRKDEILNYLSSFEKAKDNKNIVQEYINKYESQINLLKEKIKTENDKEVELINEINNKENSIYEMNYLINKYQHNIDDINKKIKYISMQSNKLQKIKNNEIKKKIYIYGYDIYNVRNNIIKYFNMTTIMSENNSYHDNLTKDNTNENNNINNNNNNNIFMDEKKKYKNNSSHNNNNNSFYFKHEPIGPVGEYIKLKGPVENTKILSIIEKHLGDIFYSWLVSCYEDKNHLNKMDIENKSKFNIIITNAFVHVNREKLLQNIYFLLSRIKGNTIYSYLDIDLLPTPLLFYLYDNFKILQTLICKNSKELQELLHVNDKKIIKSIYVIDDFVLVKILSNESLHYIPSKQEYYKDVLFLKWTKDEQKKNNNMENDKKTQSEINNNDPNNNNNNNNNNNNNNNDDDDEEKKKKNLLEHLNLLQSEFQTNEEQIKELEKTKIQKEDEISNMSKKILSYKNVVNSLNESLEKCKYSQDELKYELKNLDELKANHDNIFSEQLDIEIKDKNNDIKEIDEYIKDINEYINILEIKKDKALNNNSLYKCFISTHKEYLKKKKENIQYIIEEYDNLKEVLIKLEKDKQKNDEIASKKKKNFIISINKLNSIYVESIRNNFDLDQIFLRNPFLILKDKYENWTITNVIIRRKKREDNIKDVHKTNGVNNLNVGDIMNYVNKPNHNNDHNDDAIKTSCISIEENKLNENYQIETIFVIHKNLENITKHDEEHIKVDIPLSCLNSFNKIFMSSKGIEENMLENSKDSYNKSVIKVGNNKEGEIEVLIELEEYVKKNIVSNVLNDNIKQVDNMDQNNRDPNNISDDNNDKYKYSDENNKMIEKNHSIIERNIFENDPIDMLNEKYEDILWKKRCNKKKEILEILKMHGYIEKENNTDNNLKDYYNNLIEQYINDEKSFEKQLKQISDLRNNYDMHFSNITLRKSKFLDILEKTKNQITLHFKNMLKLMNNYKGKIEFDDINRNLKVMVSINQDISNNVYMEINSLSGGERSTIQMALLASFSLTESSSFHIFDELDVYMDELTRVKNMRLFCDFVEKNNDKQYFFITPHIEITELFLGDAKQKKAKILNLS, encoded by the exons ATGAATGGTACGGAAGAAATTAATAGCATATCAACAAAGAATATTTCGACAAATGAgttaaatgaaaatataaatggtagcttaaataataagaaaagaaaaaaggCACAAAGAGGATATGgaaatgatgatataagtgatgatataaatggTAATGTGAATGacaataaaaatgataatatggatgataatattaatgacaatatggatgataatattaatgacaatatggatgataatattaatgataataatttaaaaaaaaacaatgTTGTAAATATGAAGGATTTATTTTCAAGCGAAAGCGAAAGTTTAAAGGATGAAGATGATAGTAAGGATTCATTGGTTGATTTTAAGAGCcctaaaaaaaaaaagtcatcagataaagaaaaaagagatataaagaataagaagaatgtgaataatatagaaaatgtGAATAATTTAGAAGAGaatgtattaaataattcGACAAGAGAGCAGTTGGATGATGACAtagaaaatgatataaGTGGTATGAATGTATTATTAGACGATGTAGATTTAGAAAGTTTTTATGGTAGTACTggaaaaataataaaattaagaataaggaattttttaaatcatGAAAATTTAGAATTAACATTTAattgttataaaaatataataattgGAAAAAATGGTAGAGGTAAAAGTGCAATTGCACAAGCTGTTGCTGTTGGTTTAGGTAGTCAAGGCAAACATGCAGGAAGAGATATAAATTTAGCTAACTATATAAAAGATTAtgataagaataaaaagaatttaGTATGTTCtatagaaatatttttatcaaattCAGGAAATAATGCTTATAAACGTGATATATATGGAGATGTAATTGTAATAAAGAGAATGTTTTCTTCTCATTctaataaattttatttatatggattacaaaaaaatatttacacATCAGATATGACAAGGCatatattagaaaaaaaaaaaaaaagtgaaCATATATCCCCCAATAAatatgaagataataataataatgataataataatgatgataatatttataatgataatatttataatgataatatattgggtaccaaaaataaaaacaataaatttaatcaaaataaatatgtaagAAAAAAGTCATTCAttgaaaattatttaaattttatcaagctaaatattaaaagcccatgtgtatatttagatcaagaaaaaggaaaacaatttttttcaaatattacaccaaaaacattatataaattttttatgacGTCAGTTGGTTTAAATATTGTTGAAGATGAAAttgaaaaagaagaagagCTTTTAAAGAACTgtttaattaaaataaaacaaaaagaattattattaagtCCATTTGaagaagaattaaaaatatcaCGTGAAAGGAATATGTTGTTAGAAAAGAatttcaatatattatatttatatgattgtaattataaaaaaataatattttatgaactattaaaaaattgtatTCTAGAttttaatgaatatataaaatatgaaagtattaaaaatgaaaatattttatatagtatagaatttaaaatgaatactttaataaataaaaatgaagatataaaaaatgaactAAAAGATGTGTTACATAAagattataatatatataatgatataataaaaaagaatatagataaaatatttaaatataataatatgataaatgaattaagtaatataaaaataaaacatatacaAAGAAAAGATGAAATTCTTAATTATCTTAGTTCATTTGAAAAAGctaaagataataaaaatattgtacaagaatatataaataaatatgaatcacaaattaatttattaaaagaaaaaattaaaacagaaaatgataaagaaGTTGAACTTATTAAcgaaattaataataaagaaaattcaatatatgaaatgaattatttaataaataagtatcaacataatattgatgatattaataaaaagataaaatatatttctatgcaatcaaataaattacaaaaaattaaaaataatgaaatcaaaaaaaaaatatatatatatggatatgatatatataatgtaagaaataatattataaaatatttcaatatGACAACTATCATGTCTGAGAACAATTCATATCATGATAATCTAACAAAGGATAACacaaatgaaaataataatattaataataataataataataatatattcatggatgaaaaaaaaaaatataaaaacaattcttcacataataataataataattccttttattttaaacATGAACCTATAGGTCCAGTAGgtgaatatataaaattaaaggGACCTGTtgaaaatacaaaaatttTATCTATCATAGAAAAACATTTAGgtgatatattttattcatgGCTTGTCAGTTGTTATGAAGATAAaaatcatttaaataaaatggatatagaaaataagagtaaatttaatataatcataACTAATGCATTCGTGCATGTTAATCGAGAGAAACtattacaaaatatatattttttattaagtCGTATCAAAGGTAATActatatattcttatttaGATATCGATTTATTGCCTACAcctttattattttatctatatgataattttaaaatattacaGACTCtaatatgtaaaaattCTAAAGAATTACAAGAATTATTGCATGTgaatgataaaaaaattataaagtCTATATATGTCATCGACGATTTTGTATTAGTAAAAATACTATCAAATGAAAGTTTACATTATATTCCTTCAAAGCAggaatattataaagatgttctttttttaaaatggACTAAAGACGAACAGAAAAAGAACaataatatggaaaatGACAAGAAAACACAAAgtgaaataaataataatgatccaaataataataataataataataataataataataataataataatgatgatgatgatgaagaaaaaaaaaaaaaaaatcttcTTGAACATCTTAATTTGTTGCAATCAGAATTTCAAACAAACGAAGAACAAATTAAAGAACtagaaaaaacaaaaattcAAAAAGAAGATGAAATATCCAACATGTCcaagaaaatattatcttataaaaatgttgTTAATAGTTTAAACGAATCATTagaaaaatgtaaatattcTCAAGACgaattaaaatatgaattaaaaaatttagaTGAATTAAAAGCTAACcatgataatatattttcagAACAATTAGATAttgaaataaaagataaaaataatgatattaaagaaattgatgaatatataaaagatataaatgaatatattaacatcttagaaataaaaaaagataaggcattaaataataatagtttatataaatgttttatatCTACACATAAggaatatttaaaaaaaaaaaaagaaaatattcaatatataatagaaGAATATGATAATTTGAAAGAAgtattaattaaattagaaaaagataaacaaaaaaatgatgaaatcgcatcaaaaaaaaaaaaaaattttatcatatcaataaataaattgaATAGTATATATGTGGAATCGATACGTAACAATTTTGATTTGGatcaaatatttttgagaaatccatttttaatattgaAGGATAAATATGAAAACTGGACTATAACAAATGTAATCATaaggagaaaaaaaagggAGGATAATATAAAGGATGTTCATAAAACAAATGGTGtgaataatttaaatgTGGGGGATATTATGAATTATGTGAATAAACCAaatcataataatgatCACAATGATGATGCTATAAAAACAAGTTGTATTTCCATCGAAgaaaacaaattaaatgaaaattatcAGATAGAAACTATTTTTGTCATTCATAAAAATCtagaaaatataacaaaacATGATGAAGAGCATATTAAAGTGGATATTCCTTTGTCATGTttaaattcttttaataaaatttttatgtCCTCAAAAGGtatagaagaaaatatgtTAGAAAACAGCAAAGACagttataataaaagtgTAATAAAAGTGGGGAATAATAAGGAAGGAGAAATCGAAGTATTAATAGAATTAGAAgaatatgtaaaaaaaaatattgtgagtaatgttttaaatgataatataaaacaagTAGATAATATGGATCAGAATAATAGAGATccaaataatataagtgatgataataatgataaatataaatattctgatgaaaataataaaatgattGAAAAGAATCATAGTATAATagaaagaaatatttttgaaaatgATCCAATAGATATgttaaatgaaaaatatgaagatatattatGGAAAAAACgatgtaataaaaaaaaagaaatattagaaatattaaaaatgcatggatatatagaaaaagaaaataatacagataataatttaaaagattattataataatttaattgaacaatatataaatgatgaaaaaagTTTTGAAAAACaattaaaacaaatatctgatttaagaaataattatgatatgCATTTTTCTAATATCACATTAAGAAAATCTAAATTTCTAGATATTCtagaaaaaacaaaaaatcaaatcacattacattttaaaaatatgttaaaacttatgaataattataaaggaaaaattgaatttgatgatataaatagAAATCTAAAAGTCATGGTATCAATTAATCAGGATATTTCAAATAATGTTTATATGGAAATTAATTCTTTATCAGGAGGAGAAAGATCAACCATACAAATGGCTTTATTGGcttcattttctttaacAGAATCTTCTTCATTTCATATTTTTGATGAATTAGATGTATACATGGATGAGCTTACCAGAGTTAAAAA tATGAGGCTCTTTTGTGACTTTGTTGAAAAGAATAATGATaaacaatatttttttataacacCTCACATAGAAATAACTGAATTATTTTTAG GGGATGCGAAGCAAAAGAAGGCTAAAATATTAAACTTATCTTAA
- a CDS encoding hypothetical protein (conserved Plasmodium protein, unknown function), translated as FYVHYQNNTDHFNDAFTNNMTQNNMLNFNAPVNNVTSNNNINNLNINNMNVNNMNVNNMNINNVSNMNNVNNNSKKNNKSNNNNNNINCNNSANNFASHFTNNTEDMQLNAINNFVTTQNENIINGPSHTSKKRSLTIAQPQNNNKSINFIKNLQTLNGTKNITNEHMINYNEHVINDESQRFLQQNQYTKYTNNVNQNVSANNNDNNELTNCSMNFNNYYQHQNNANNTINNNNNINNNSIHDKNIIQSYNNNNMYTFRDDIYKNSYYI; from the coding sequence AATTTTATGTTcattatcaaaataatacaGACCATTTTAATGATGCttttacaaataatatgaCTCAAAATAATATGCTGAATTTTAATGCACCTGTCAACAACGTAAcatcaaataataatataaataatcttaatataaataatatgaatgtaaataatatgaacgtaaataatatgaatattaataatgtaagcaatatgaataatgtaaataataatagtaaaaagaataataaaagtaataataataataataatataaattgtAATAATAGTGCAAATAATTTTGCTAGCCATTTTACAAACAATACAGAAGATATGCAATTAAATGCGATCAATAACTTTGTTACAACACAAAATgaaaacataataaatgGACCTTCACATAcatcaaaaaaaagatCTTTAACAATAGCTCAACcacaaaataataataaatctaTTAACTTTATAAAAAACTTACAAACATTAAATggaacaaaaaatattacaaatgaacatatgataaattataatgaacATGTCATTAATGATGAATCTCAAAGATTTTTACAACAAAATCAATATACAAAGTATACAAATAATGTCAATCAAAATGTATCTgcaaataataatgataataatgaattaaCCAACTGTTCTATgaattttaataattattatcaacaTCAAAATAATGCTAATAACACAAtcaacaataataataatattaataataatagtatacatgacaaaaatattatccagtcatataacaataataatatgtatacattCAGAGatgatatttataaaaatagttattacatataa